The following are encoded together in the Adhaeribacter arboris genome:
- a CDS encoding glucuronyl esterase domain-containing protein: protein MKKVLYLFFVCLAGSAAAQTASSGTTGNFSPVVNFTADQDRQNMMKQLGIEALRPGPSGDESAPNHANYDEALANPYPNYPEVLTLKNGKKVTTPTQWWNQRRPEIAEDFEREVYGRIPKKVPKVTWQVTITDKEMVGRTPVIAKQLVGRVDNSEYPLIEVNISMTVVTPANVKGPVPVLMLFGRSGLPAPTQPPKEDLEKINAALKDLLIKSEPSLKAIFDQYPAYNPFTPPATNPFAGFPTPGTPPSDPPTINQLLAAGWGYVSLDPTSIQADNGAGLTKGIIGLVNKGQPRKPEDWGALRAWAWGASRALDYLETDSAIDAKKVGMEGVSRYGKAALVTLAYDQRFALGLIGSAGQGGTKPNRRNFGEAVENLTGGLYYWMAGNYLKYGAAKASFGSKTANDLPVDQHELIAMCAPRPTFISYGIPEQGDAKWLDQQGSYMATVAAGPVFKLLGARDLGVTESYKTAKMPGVNVSLLDGELAWRQHNGGHTDAPNIKYFIPWASKMLKYTPVPVTPTP from the coding sequence ATGAAGAAAGTTCTGTATTTATTTTTTGTGTGCCTGGCCGGCTCGGCGGCCGCGCAAACTGCCAGTTCGGGAACAACGGGCAACTTTTCGCCCGTGGTAAATTTTACTGCCGATCAGGATCGGCAAAACATGATGAAACAGTTAGGGATTGAAGCCCTCCGGCCGGGGCCCAGCGGCGATGAATCGGCCCCAAACCATGCCAATTACGACGAAGCTTTAGCCAATCCTTACCCTAACTACCCCGAAGTCTTAACTTTAAAAAACGGTAAAAAAGTAACCACCCCAACTCAATGGTGGAACCAGCGCCGCCCGGAAATAGCCGAAGACTTTGAACGAGAAGTGTACGGCCGCATTCCGAAAAAAGTACCTAAAGTGACCTGGCAGGTAACCATTACCGATAAAGAAATGGTGGGCCGCACCCCGGTAATTGCCAAACAGTTAGTAGGCCGCGTAGATAATTCGGAATACCCATTGATTGAGGTAAATATTTCCATGACCGTGGTTACGCCCGCTAATGTAAAAGGGCCGGTGCCCGTATTAATGTTATTCGGCCGAAGCGGATTGCCTGCTCCTACCCAACCGCCTAAGGAAGATCTAGAAAAAATTAATGCAGCCCTGAAAGATCTACTCATCAAGAGTGAGCCGTCCTTAAAAGCTATTTTCGACCAGTACCCGGCCTATAATCCTTTCACGCCTCCTGCCACCAATCCGTTTGCCGGTTTTCCCACTCCTGGTACTCCACCCAGCGACCCACCAACTATTAATCAGTTGCTGGCCGCAGGCTGGGGCTATGTTTCCCTCGACCCCACCAGCATTCAGGCGGATAATGGCGCCGGTTTAACCAAGGGCATTATAGGTTTGGTAAACAAAGGTCAGCCGCGTAAACCCGAAGATTGGGGCGCCTTACGTGCCTGGGCCTGGGGAGCTTCCCGCGCTTTAGATTACCTGGAAACCGATTCAGCTATAGATGCCAAAAAAGTAGGCATGGAAGGTGTTTCGCGTTACGGGAAGGCAGCTTTGGTTACGTTAGCTTATGACCAGCGTTTTGCCTTGGGTTTAATCGGCTCGGCCGGACAAGGCGGCACCAAACCCAACCGGCGTAATTTTGGGGAGGCAGTAGAAAATTTAACCGGCGGCTTATATTATTGGATGGCGGGTAATTACCTGAAATACGGTGCTGCTAAAGCTTCTTTCGGCAGCAAAACTGCCAATGATCTTCCGGTAGATCAGCACGAATTAATTGCGATGTGCGCGCCCCGGCCTACTTTTATTAGTTACGGCATTCCCGAACAAGGCGACGCCAAATGGCTGGACCAACAAGGCAGTTACATGGCGACGGTTGCCGCCGGCCCCGTTTTTAAGCTACTTGGTGCCCGCGATTTGGGCGTTACGGAAAGTTATAAAACCGCTAAAATGCCCGGCGTAAATGTAAGTTTACTGGACGGAGAACTGGCCTGGCGCCAGCACAATGGCGGCCATACCGATGCTCCTAATATTAAATACTTTATTCCCTGGGCCAGTAAAATGCTAAAATATACGCCTGTTCCTGTTACGCCTACTCCATAA
- a CDS encoding cupin domain-containing protein, with product MNNLTTAFNPADTNTNLWKWTSFLFYPTGVFRIWKGAHHLSIRLLYTLIGLPIFLVLFLFVAITGFALFLPPLDLSIGNRPDRTVYNSGGNYRSTFLKTGAETNGAYELIQVEVEPHGGNEWHYHKKFDEHFTVLKGQALVGQNGKEYRVNQGQSATARKGELHYFSNPTNETILLRVKVSPAGGLEKSVRIVYGLANDGQFDGAVTKNPWHMALLLGYSGTYLPDIPGFIQEPLVNSLAKIAQWKGEDKALEKYFR from the coding sequence ATGAATAACCTAACAACTGCTTTCAATCCAGCCGATACTAACACTAACTTGTGGAAGTGGACTTCTTTTTTATTCTATCCCACCGGAGTTTTTCGTATCTGGAAAGGCGCGCATCATTTAAGTATCCGGTTGTTATACACCCTTATTGGCCTTCCTATTTTTCTGGTGCTTTTTCTGTTTGTGGCTATAACCGGCTTTGCCTTATTTCTGCCGCCTTTGGATTTAAGCATAGGCAACCGCCCCGACCGCACGGTGTATAACAGCGGAGGTAATTACAGATCTACCTTCCTGAAAACCGGGGCGGAAACGAATGGCGCTTACGAATTAATACAGGTAGAAGTGGAACCGCATGGCGGCAATGAATGGCATTATCATAAAAAATTTGACGAGCATTTTACCGTTCTAAAAGGCCAAGCCCTGGTGGGCCAAAATGGAAAAGAATACCGGGTAAACCAAGGCCAAAGCGCTACGGCGCGTAAAGGAGAGTTGCATTATTTCTCTAACCCCACCAATGAAACGATCCTTCTGCGGGTTAAAGTTAGTCCGGCCGGTGGACTGGAAAAAAGCGTGCGAATAGTGTATGGCCTGGCTAACGACGGTCAATTCGATGGCGCTGTTACTAAAAACCCCTGGCACATGGCGCTGCTTTTGGGCTACAGCGGCACGTATTTACCCGACATTCCCGGCTTTATTCAAGAGCCACTAGTCAACAGCCTGGCCAAAATTGCGCAATGGAAAGGAGAAGATAAAGCCCTGGAAAAGTACTTTCGTTAG
- the nagB gene encoding glucosamine-6-phosphate deaminase: MIRLNLLEETRFEKLPVTVYPDPHIASQQVARRICDLIRRKQQNGETTVLGLATGATPIEVYAELVRLHREEGLSFQNVITFNLDEYYPMSPTAPQSYVTFMNENLFDHIDIPRENINIPDGTLALEEIPAFCLAYERKIEDLGGLDLQILGIGRTGHIGFNEPGSAPNSGTRLVTLDDLTRRDASRDFGGKENVPTKAITMGIGTIFKAREIILMAWNAKKAPIIKKAVEGEMSSEVPATYLQLSDNVEFILDEDAASELTRFDTPWLVKDCVWDEQLTKKAVIWLSGELNKPILKLTEEDYNNHGMAQLAVEKGPAYNINIHVFNKIQHTITGWPGGKPNADDSQRPERAEPAKKRVIIFSPHPDDDVISMGGTFIRLVDQGHDVHVAYQTSGNTAVWDDDVLRYMEFAIDFSNSIGKDSKQLQSIYEDMRLFFAQKQPNQIDTQEVRDVKGFIRKSEAFSGARYAGLADDHIHFMALPFYETGKTRKNPVTDKDIELTIDLLQQVKPHQIFAAGDFADPHGTHIVCFRIILEAMKRLQKTESWTKDCWLWMYRGAWHEFEVHEIEMAVPLSPQEVERKRNAIFKHQSQKDRPVFPGDDAREFWVRAAERNRETAKMYDKLGLADYEAMEAFVRWKF; the protein is encoded by the coding sequence ATGATTCGCTTAAACTTACTAGAAGAAACCCGTTTTGAAAAACTACCCGTTACGGTTTACCCCGATCCGCACATTGCTTCGCAGCAAGTAGCCCGTCGTATTTGTGACCTGATTCGCCGGAAACAGCAAAATGGGGAAACTACTGTGCTAGGCCTAGCTACCGGAGCCACGCCAATTGAAGTTTACGCGGAATTGGTTCGTTTGCACCGCGAAGAAGGCTTGAGCTTCCAAAATGTAATAACTTTTAACCTGGATGAGTACTACCCTATGAGTCCGACGGCGCCGCAAAGCTACGTGACTTTCATGAACGAAAACTTATTCGATCATATTGATATCCCGCGGGAAAACATTAATATTCCGGACGGAACCCTTGCTTTGGAAGAAATACCCGCTTTTTGTTTGGCTTACGAACGGAAAATTGAAGATTTAGGCGGCTTAGATTTACAGATTTTGGGGATAGGTCGTACCGGTCACATTGGATTTAACGAACCTGGTTCGGCGCCTAACTCCGGTACCCGCTTGGTTACCTTAGACGACCTGACCCGCCGGGATGCTTCCCGCGATTTTGGGGGAAAAGAAAATGTGCCCACCAAAGCTATTACCATGGGTATTGGTACCATTTTTAAGGCCCGCGAAATTATATTGATGGCCTGGAATGCCAAAAAAGCGCCGATTATTAAAAAAGCGGTAGAAGGCGAAATGTCCAGCGAAGTACCGGCTACTTACTTGCAACTTTCAGATAACGTAGAATTTATCCTCGACGAAGATGCTGCTTCTGAACTGACCCGTTTTGATACTCCCTGGCTGGTAAAAGATTGCGTCTGGGACGAACAACTGACTAAAAAAGCAGTAATCTGGTTATCCGGCGAGTTAAATAAACCCATCTTAAAACTTACCGAAGAAGATTATAATAACCACGGTATGGCGCAATTAGCCGTAGAAAAAGGTCCGGCTTACAATATTAATATTCACGTTTTTAATAAAATTCAGCATACCATTACCGGCTGGCCGGGTGGCAAACCGAACGCCGATGATTCGCAACGACCGGAACGGGCCGAACCCGCTAAAAAACGAGTTATTATTTTTTCTCCGCATCCGGATGACGACGTTATATCGATGGGCGGCACGTTTATCCGGTTGGTCGATCAAGGGCACGATGTACACGTAGCGTATCAAACTTCGGGAAATACCGCCGTTTGGGACGACGATGTTTTGCGTTACATGGAGTTTGCCATTGATTTCAGCAATAGTATTGGCAAAGACAGTAAACAATTGCAGTCGATTTACGAAGACATGCGCCTTTTCTTCGCTCAGAAACAACCTAACCAGATAGATACCCAGGAAGTACGCGACGTGAAAGGATTTATCCGGAAAAGTGAAGCTTTTTCGGGCGCTCGTTACGCGGGATTAGCCGATGATCACATTCATTTTATGGCCTTGCCGTTTTACGAAACGGGTAAAACCCGTAAAAATCCGGTAACCGATAAAGACATTGAGCTGACCATCGATTTGCTGCAGCAGGTAAAACCGCACCAGATTTTTGCCGCCGGCGATTTCGCCGACCCGCACGGGACGCACATTGTTTGTTTCCGGATAATTTTAGAGGCCATGAAGCGACTGCAAAAAACCGAAAGCTGGACAAAGGACTGCTGGTTGTGGATGTACCGGGGAGCCTGGCACGAGTTTGAAGTGCACGAAATTGAAATGGCCGTACCGTTGTCGCCGCAGGAAGTAGAACGGAAACGTAACGCTATTTTCAAACATCAATCCCAGAAAGACCGCCCCGTATTTCCCGGCGACGATGCCCGGGAGTTCTGGGTGCGGGCCGCCGAACGGAATCGTGAAACCGCCAAAATGTACGATAAACTCGGGCTTGCCGATTACGAAGCAATGGAGGCTTTTGTGCGCTGGAAATTCTAA
- a CDS encoding CvfB family protein yields the protein MVAIGDYNELEIAKEVDFGVYLDSEDGEILLPAKYVPEDARVGDRLRVFIYRDSEDRMIATTLEPQAKVGDFAALQVKDTNQYGAFLEWGLEKDLFVPFQNQRDKMQTGRRYMVYIYLDDSSDRIVATAKYEKYLQKEVKDLTEEQEVNLLVAGFTDLGFKVIVDNKYLGMLYKNEVFRELPIGEQTKGYIKKIREDQKIDVTLQRAGFGEVKDAAQVILEKLQAANGSLSLSDNSHPDEIYQMLGMSKKTFKKAIGTLYRQGQVLLHDQSISLSNQIEE from the coding sequence ATGGTAGCTATTGGCGATTACAACGAACTGGAAATAGCAAAAGAGGTAGATTTTGGCGTTTACCTGGATTCGGAAGATGGGGAAATTTTACTACCCGCTAAGTATGTACCCGAAGATGCGCGCGTAGGTGACCGGCTGCGGGTTTTTATTTACCGCGACTCCGAAGATCGGATGATTGCCACTACCCTGGAGCCCCAAGCCAAAGTCGGTGATTTTGCCGCTCTGCAGGTAAAAGATACCAACCAATACGGCGCTTTTCTGGAATGGGGATTGGAAAAAGATTTGTTTGTGCCTTTCCAAAATCAGCGCGATAAAATGCAAACCGGGCGGCGGTATATGGTATATATTTACCTCGACGATAGCTCCGACCGCATTGTGGCCACCGCCAAATACGAAAAATACCTGCAGAAAGAAGTTAAGGACCTCACGGAAGAACAGGAAGTAAACTTACTCGTAGCCGGTTTTACCGACTTAGGTTTTAAAGTTATCGTGGATAATAAATACCTGGGCATGTTGTATAAAAACGAAGTTTTTCGGGAGTTGCCTATTGGCGAACAAACCAAAGGTTACATTAAAAAAATCCGGGAAGACCAGAAAATAGACGTAACACTGCAACGCGCGGGTTTCGGTGAAGTAAAAGATGCGGCCCAAGTTATTCTGGAAAAGCTACAAGCGGCCAACGGTTCATTATCTTTATCCGACAATTCGCATCCGGATGAGATTTACCAAATGCTGGGCATGAGCAAGAAAACGTTTAAAAAAGCTATTGGCACCTTATACCGGCAGGGCCAGGTTTTATTGCATGATCAAAGCATCTCGCTGAGTAATCAAATAGAAGAGTAG
- a CDS encoding helix-turn-helix transcriptional regulator, protein MDKIENHDWSTIFSDISQKEVFRNDRYTEVVAHFKEPNLATAEITSIRTPGIELVQANFTTARQLVLVDPESSEKVSSSFVLSGDLESQFSLHKEPVTHWVNTHGFQYTPDFQGQHIIHNQKLQAFSFSYDNAYFKSIAQSAGVTYLDKVLDCMDRGETLLVPPGKLALLPRMAELLHAIVQCKFQGITKYLFIEAKMLELFALQMEQLNAGNNKKEDWSPADRERLKAVHDFITQSYLEPLTLTGLCYQFGLNEFKLKKGYKHFFGTTVFGHIHHLRMQTAQQLLATGQMNVSEASFHIGYNNISSFSEAFKKNFGYQPGKIRAYSTRY, encoded by the coding sequence ATGGATAAAATTGAAAATCACGACTGGAGTACTATTTTCAGCGACATTTCGCAAAAGGAAGTGTTCCGCAACGACCGCTATACCGAAGTAGTGGCGCATTTTAAGGAACCCAACTTAGCTACTGCCGAAATCACGTCTATCCGTACGCCGGGCATTGAATTAGTACAGGCCAATTTTACTACGGCCCGCCAGCTGGTACTCGTAGACCCGGAAAGTTCAGAAAAGGTAAGTTCTTCTTTTGTTTTAAGCGGCGATTTAGAGTCCCAGTTTTCCTTACATAAAGAACCGGTAACCCATTGGGTAAACACCCACGGTTTTCAGTATACTCCTGACTTTCAAGGCCAACATATCATCCATAATCAAAAACTGCAGGCCTTTTCCTTTTCTTACGATAACGCGTATTTTAAAAGTATCGCGCAATCCGCCGGCGTTACCTACCTGGACAAGGTTCTGGATTGCATGGATCGCGGCGAAACGCTGTTGGTACCGCCCGGTAAACTAGCCTTACTGCCCCGGATGGCAGAGTTGCTGCACGCTATTGTGCAGTGTAAGTTTCAGGGAATTACCAAATATTTATTTATTGAAGCCAAAATGCTGGAATTATTTGCTTTGCAAATGGAGCAGCTTAATGCGGGCAACAACAAAAAAGAAGATTGGAGCCCCGCCGACCGGGAACGCTTGAAAGCCGTGCATGACTTTATCACCCAGAGTTACCTGGAACCTCTCACCTTAACTGGCCTTTGTTACCAATTTGGCCTGAATGAGTTTAAATTAAAGAAAGGTTATAAGCATTTTTTCGGTACTACCGTTTTCGGCCACATTCACCATTTGCGGATGCAAACGGCGCAGCAGCTACTGGCTACAGGGCAAATGAATGTTTCGGAAGCTTCCTTTCACATTGGTTACAACAACATCAGCAGCTTTTCCGAAGCCTTTAAGAAAAATTTTGGCTACCAACCCGGTAAGATACGCGCCTACAGCACCCGCTATTAA
- a CDS encoding TIGR03118 family protein, translated as MRKLMPNLSKTAVSKIAAFSIAFTVVSSGCDKNLDELDKEVKKSETSLSNATYPDYLKKLSRVNLISSIAGDYKAKRVEPKFQNAWGMAFNAGGNPWVNTTNTGLSFILTAEGEDAIPAVPVPSPTAATGGLPTGIVFNATTDFKLPSGNPARFLFCGLDGIISGWAPGGSVKLVDRSTNNGYKGAVYTGLAKAVAGGKNFLYAANFSINKIDLFDAAFKQGKTTLFKDPYLPAGYAPFNIRNLGNKLYVLYAKKGKDGFPETGKGKGYVSIYEPNGKLIKRFASGGTLNAPWGIARVPKGFFKDDAKYSDLKDAILVGNFGDGYINLYTADGKYVGPLLNHDEKPIQIDGLWEIAFPPRTATNVDLSRLYFSAGINQEKDGLFGYITSKEAALAASSATTAKSE; from the coding sequence ATGAGAAAGTTAATGCCTAATTTAAGTAAAACTGCTGTTTCAAAAATAGCTGCCTTTTCTATTGCCTTCACGGTAGTAAGTTCGGGTTGCGATAAAAACCTGGATGAACTAGATAAAGAAGTTAAAAAATCGGAGACCTCGTTAAGTAATGCTACTTACCCCGACTATCTTAAAAAGCTTAGCCGGGTAAATTTAATTTCCAGTATTGCCGGAGATTATAAGGCTAAACGGGTAGAGCCCAAGTTTCAGAACGCCTGGGGCATGGCGTTTAATGCGGGCGGTAACCCTTGGGTAAATACTACCAATACGGGTCTGAGTTTTATTTTGACGGCCGAAGGCGAAGATGCCATACCAGCAGTACCGGTGCCGTCGCCTACGGCTGCCACCGGAGGTTTACCTACCGGAATAGTTTTTAACGCCACTACCGATTTTAAATTGCCAAGTGGTAATCCGGCCCGTTTTCTTTTTTGTGGTTTAGACGGAATCATCTCCGGTTGGGCGCCCGGCGGTTCGGTAAAACTAGTTGACCGGTCTACCAATAACGGTTACAAAGGCGCCGTTTACACCGGTTTAGCTAAAGCTGTAGCCGGAGGGAAAAATTTTCTGTACGCGGCCAATTTCAGCATCAACAAAATTGATTTATTCGATGCTGCATTTAAACAAGGAAAAACCACGTTGTTCAAAGATCCTTATTTACCGGCAGGTTATGCGCCTTTCAATATCCGCAATTTAGGCAATAAATTGTACGTGCTCTACGCCAAAAAAGGGAAGGATGGTTTTCCTGAAACTGGCAAGGGCAAAGGATACGTTAGTATTTATGAACCGAATGGTAAATTAATTAAACGTTTTGCTTCCGGCGGAACTTTAAATGCTCCCTGGGGGATTGCGCGGGTACCAAAAGGCTTTTTTAAAGATGATGCGAAATACAGCGACCTGAAAGATGCCATTTTAGTCGGAAATTTCGGCGACGGTTACATTAACTTGTATACGGCCGATGGTAAGTACGTAGGTCCGCTGTTGAACCACGATGAAAAACCAATCCAAATCGATGGTTTATGGGAAATTGCTTTCCCGCCGCGTACCGCTACTAACGTGGATTTATCCCGCCTGTATTTTTCTGCCGGCATTAATCAGGAAAAAGATGGCTTGTTTGGGTATATTACTTCGAAAGAAGCTGCGCTAGCGGCCAGTAGTGCTACTACAGCAAAATCAGAATAA
- a CDS encoding TonB-dependent receptor has translation MKHFYQGLAKSFLKATCPFKKNLLPISIVISFFLCGALSASAHKISIKGAVYGKNTNTPLAGATVKLVNTPKISTTDNFGVYIFTDLADGPYELQISYLGYEQSRASVEVSSSSPAKVVTHLEPGNLQLSEIAVSAAQEKPLNIISAVDLQMRPIQNSQEILRFIPGLVMAQHAGGGKAEQIFLRGFDIDHGTDINLTADGMPVNMVSHAHGQGYSDLHFLIPETIQAVDFGKGPYQANKGNFATAGYADFRTRPALDKNSIKLEAGRFDNYRAVGMFNLLGPAARQNHQNAYVAAEYLFSNGYFDLPQNLDRFNVLGRYQGIINDKTIINASLSAFRSNWGASGQIPERAVKQGLINRFGAIDSSEGGNTARYNATISLERMLAHEATIKNQVYLIKYDFDLYSNFTLFLNDPIHGDEIRQRESRTIYGYQGNYEKEFTFLGKPVRSDVGIGLRYDDVNGSELSRTQNRTYLSTAQKGNTNEANAFAYLSETWELSPRLTVNAALRFDQFYFRYQNLLPTDTLSALLKTQRHRLSPKFNITYAVSPSVQLYLNTGQGFHSNDARVSVLPNHREILPKATGADLGITFKPFNRLFINGALWFLDLEQEFVYVGDEGVVEPSGKTRRFGVDVSARYQLTDNLFADADVNLAKPRARNTEAGAYYIPLAPTTTSTGGFTYQTPNKFRGSLRYRYVADRAANEDYSLTASGYFLLDAVAAYTFKKLEFKISAENLLNQKWKEAQFETESQLRGEAEPVTEINFTPGTPFFIKAGITYSF, from the coding sequence ATGAAACACTTTTACCAAGGGTTAGCAAAATCCTTTTTAAAGGCAACCTGCCCGTTCAAAAAAAACTTACTCCCGATTAGTATAGTAATAAGCTTCTTTTTATGCGGAGCACTTTCTGCATCGGCCCATAAAATTTCCATTAAGGGCGCGGTTTACGGCAAAAACACGAATACGCCTTTAGCGGGAGCTACGGTTAAATTAGTAAATACTCCTAAAATATCTACCACCGATAATTTTGGCGTGTATATTTTCACCGACCTGGCTGATGGACCTTACGAATTACAGATTTCTTACCTGGGCTACGAACAAAGCCGGGCGAGCGTAGAAGTAAGCAGTTCCTCCCCGGCCAAAGTAGTAACGCACCTGGAACCAGGCAACTTACAATTATCCGAAATAGCTGTATCTGCCGCCCAGGAAAAACCTTTAAACATCATTAGCGCCGTAGACTTGCAAATGCGGCCCATCCAAAACTCGCAGGAAATATTGCGCTTTATTCCGGGCCTGGTCATGGCGCAGCACGCGGGTGGCGGCAAAGCCGAGCAAATTTTTCTCCGCGGTTTTGACATTGATCACGGTACGGATATTAACCTTACCGCCGATGGCATGCCGGTAAATATGGTGTCGCACGCGCACGGCCAGGGTTATTCCGATCTGCACTTTCTCATTCCGGAAACCATTCAGGCCGTTGATTTTGGTAAAGGGCCGTACCAGGCCAATAAAGGAAATTTTGCTACTGCCGGCTACGCCGATTTTCGCACTCGCCCCGCTCTGGATAAAAACAGCATTAAACTGGAAGCGGGTCGCTTTGATAATTACCGGGCCGTGGGAATGTTTAATTTACTCGGACCCGCTGCGCGGCAAAATCATCAGAATGCTTATGTAGCCGCCGAATATTTATTTAGCAACGGGTATTTTGATTTGCCGCAGAACCTGGATCGCTTCAATGTTTTGGGCCGCTATCAAGGAATTATCAACGACAAAACCATTATTAATGCTTCGCTTTCCGCTTTCCGGAGCAATTGGGGCGCTTCCGGCCAGATTCCGGAACGAGCCGTAAAACAAGGGCTTATCAACCGGTTCGGGGCCATTGATAGCAGCGAAGGCGGCAATACCGCGCGTTATAACGCCACCATTTCCCTGGAGAGAATGCTGGCCCACGAGGCCACCATCAAGAACCAGGTTTACCTGATAAAGTACGATTTTGATTTGTATTCTAACTTTACCTTGTTTTTGAACGACCCTATTCACGGCGACGAAATCCGGCAGCGCGAGAGCCGCACTATTTACGGGTACCAAGGCAATTACGAAAAAGAATTTACTTTTCTGGGTAAACCCGTGCGAAGCGACGTTGGTATTGGGCTGCGCTACGACGATGTAAACGGCTCGGAACTTTCGCGTACCCAAAACCGGACTTATTTATCCACGGCACAAAAAGGAAATACCAACGAAGCCAATGCCTTTGCCTACCTAAGCGAAACCTGGGAATTATCGCCGCGCCTGACCGTAAATGCTGCTTTGCGCTTCGACCAGTTTTATTTTAGATACCAAAACTTATTACCTACCGACACCCTATCTGCCCTATTAAAAACCCAACGGCACCGGCTCAGTCCCAAGTTTAATATAACGTATGCTGTTTCCCCGTCGGTGCAGCTTTACCTGAATACCGGCCAAGGTTTTCACTCCAACGATGCCCGCGTTTCGGTGCTGCCCAACCACCGCGAAATTTTGCCCAAAGCTACTGGCGCCGACTTGGGCATTACTTTTAAACCTTTTAACCGCTTGTTTATAAATGGGGCCTTGTGGTTCCTGGATTTAGAGCAGGAGTTCGTATACGTCGGCGATGAAGGGGTTGTGGAGCCTTCCGGCAAAACCCGCCGCTTTGGGGTTGATGTATCGGCTCGTTACCAACTTACCGATAACCTGTTTGCCGATGCCGATGTGAACCTGGCTAAACCCCGCGCCCGCAATACCGAAGCCGGCGCGTATTACATTCCCTTGGCGCCCACTACTACCAGCACCGGCGGTTTTACTTACCAAACACCAAACAAATTCCGGGGCAGTTTGCGCTACCGCTATGTAGCCGATCGCGCCGCCAACGAAGATTACAGCTTAACCGCCAGTGGTTATTTTTTACTCGACGCCGTAGCCGCTTATACCTTCAAAAAACTCGAATTTAAAATTAGTGCCGAAAATTTACTCAACCAGAAATGGAAAGAAGCCCAGTTCGAAACCGAGTCACAGTTGCGCGGCGAAGCGGAACCTGTAACTGAAATTAACTTTACGCCGGGTACGCCGTTTTTTATTAAAGCGGGGATAACTTACTCCTTTTAA